Proteins encoded by one window of Halomonas chromatireducens:
- a CDS encoding CopG family transcriptional regulator, with the protein MSVHELRRKSGDSSEKITINLGVVDLGQIDLLVQEGFYSNRTDLIRTAIRNQLSNHAEVVRETVSRKAFVLGLEHYSRADLEALQSAGETLQIQVLGMASIADDVSPELARATIESVVVLGALHASKAVKAALADRIH; encoded by the coding sequence ATGAGCGTGCATGAGCTACGGCGCAAGTCCGGCGACTCCAGCGAGAAGATCACCATTAACCTGGGGGTGGTCGACCTGGGGCAGATCGACCTGCTGGTCCAGGAGGGGTTCTATTCCAATCGCACCGATCTGATCCGCACGGCCATCCGTAACCAGCTGTCGAACCATGCCGAGGTGGTCAGGGAGACCGTGTCTCGCAAGGCCTTCGTGCTGGGACTCGAGCATTACAGCCGCGCAGATCTGGAAGCGCTGCAGTCGGCGGGAGAAACACTGCAGATTCAGGTCCTGGGCATGGCCAGCATTGCGGACGACGTATCGCCGGAACTGGCCCGTGCCACCATCGAGTCGGTGGTCGTCCTGGGCGCCCTGCATGCCAGCAAGGCGGTCAAGGCGGCCCTGGCGGATCGAATCCACTGA
- a CDS encoding IS5 family transposase codes for MKQISFAQAEHQSKKKVTRRERFLAQMDALVPWQRLIDALSLSYFPNAVGKRGRPPIGLERMLRIYFLQQWYALADEALEDAIYDSQAMRDFVGIDLAIESLPDATTLLRFRHLLEKHALTQRIFEEINASLAEQGLFMREGTIVDATIVAAAPSTKIQAKQRDPEMKQTRKGNQWHFGMKAHIGVDAVTGLTHSVAATSANVADVTMADHLVRDDDKRVYGDAGYLGMWKYLGEDKDDPDSRCCVAAKRGAIKQMEASPMKTLLLAFEKAKASIRAKVEHPFHVIKNLFGYRKVRYKGLAKNQAQLFTLFALGNLVLAGRCRGHADGANVS; via the coding sequence ATGAAGCAGATCTCGTTCGCCCAGGCTGAGCACCAGAGCAAGAAGAAGGTCACCCGCCGAGAGCGATTCCTGGCCCAGATGGATGCCCTGGTGCCATGGCAACGACTGATAGACGCGCTGTCGCTGTCCTACTTCCCTAACGCGGTGGGCAAGCGGGGCCGTCCGCCCATTGGCCTGGAGCGCATGCTGCGGATCTATTTCCTTCAGCAATGGTATGCACTCGCCGACGAGGCGCTGGAAGATGCCATCTACGACAGCCAGGCTATGCGCGACTTCGTCGGTATCGACCTGGCCATCGAAAGCTTGCCGGACGCCACCACGCTGCTGCGTTTCCGCCATCTGCTGGAAAAGCATGCGCTGACCCAGCGGATCTTCGAGGAGATCAACGCCAGCCTGGCCGAGCAGGGCCTATTCATGCGCGAGGGTACCATCGTTGACGCCACCATCGTGGCCGCGGCCCCTTCCACCAAGATCCAAGCAAAGCAACGCGATCCGGAGATGAAGCAGACCAGGAAGGGCAACCAGTGGCATTTCGGGATGAAGGCCCATATCGGCGTCGATGCGGTCACTGGACTGACCCACAGTGTCGCTGCCACCTCGGCCAACGTGGCCGATGTCACCATGGCAGACCATCTGGTCCGGGATGACGACAAGCGGGTATACGGCGACGCGGGTTACCTCGGCATGTGGAAGTACCTAGGCGAAGATAAAGATGACCCGGACTCCCGGTGCTGTGTCGCCGCAAAGCGCGGCGCCATCAAGCAGATGGAAGCCAGTCCCATGAAAACGCTGCTGCTGGCATTCGAGAAGGCCAAGGCCAGCATCCGCGCCAAAGTGGAGCACCCGTTTCATGTCATCAAGAACCTCTTCGGCTACCGGAAGGTTCGCTACAAGGGGCTGGCCAAGAACCAGGCGCAGTTGTTCACCCTGTTTGCCCTCGGCAATCTGGTGCTGGCGGGACGGTGCCGGGGCCATGCTGATGGGGCCAATGTGTCTTGA
- the siaD gene encoding biofilm regulation diguanylate cyclase SiaD — protein MKDKEDKAFLAQVAALIDASEHAGHPLHDALQRLYQRHCEQQVQIQRLIDISDRYQSLAMEARQVTEQRYQRTLRRQQKLSRISDGFQALIQERNQALHQASTHDPLTGLPNRRLILERLEAFVRERRRFTLTLLDIDHFKRINDCHGHDVGDQLLMAISHALSEALRDYDVCARWGGEEFLLLLADTDRNEASTIVERLRSHLAEVTIRAADEKISVTVSAGLCQHRPGEPHQTTLKRADKALLKAKQAGRDRSLSDAF, from the coding sequence ATGAAAGACAAGGAGGACAAAGCGTTTTTGGCACAGGTTGCCGCCCTGATCGACGCAAGCGAACATGCCGGACACCCGCTCCATGACGCCCTGCAGCGCCTATATCAACGCCATTGCGAGCAACAAGTGCAGATACAGCGTCTGATCGACATCTCCGACCGCTATCAGTCGCTGGCCATGGAGGCTCGCCAGGTCACCGAGCAACGCTACCAACGCACCCTGCGCCGCCAGCAAAAGCTATCGCGCATCTCAGATGGCTTTCAAGCGCTCATACAGGAGCGCAATCAGGCCTTGCACCAAGCCTCGACCCACGACCCGCTGACCGGCCTCCCCAATCGCCGATTGATCCTCGAACGCCTGGAGGCGTTTGTCAGGGAGCGTCGCCGTTTCACTCTGACACTGCTGGATATCGACCACTTCAAGCGCATCAATGATTGCCACGGCCATGATGTCGGGGACCAGCTTCTAATGGCCATCTCTCATGCATTGAGCGAAGCCCTGCGCGACTACGACGTGTGCGCCCGCTGGGGAGGAGAAGAGTTCCTGCTCCTGCTGGCCGATACCGACCGCAACGAAGCCAGCACCATTGTGGAGCGGCTGCGCTCACATCTTGCTGAGGTAACGATACGTGCCGCCGACGAGAAGATCTCGGTCACGGTAAGTGCCGGATTATGCCAACACCGGCCCGGCGAGCCACATCAAACCACCCTCAAGCGTGCCGACAAGGCACTGCTCAAGGCCAAGCAGGCGGGCCGCGACCGAAGCCTCAGCGACGCTTTCTAG
- the siaB gene encoding biofilm regulation protein kinase SiaB, with amino-acid sequence MDLLSMRESYQHDRIMLCFNGPISRSLIEEIGKALRNYLDTQQAAPSAAMDVFSVYIEMTQNIRHYARRQGYDEELGAATVAVAHSGQGHYQVSAGNLVERADGEHLVATIEALALLDKQALKQAYKQQLRRPRNAEVHGGAGLGLLDMARKSSRPLQAALQPLPNQRSFFSLTATI; translated from the coding sequence ATGGATTTACTGAGCATGAGGGAGAGCTATCAGCATGATCGCATCATGCTGTGCTTCAATGGCCCCATATCACGTAGCCTGATCGAAGAGATCGGCAAGGCACTGCGCAACTATCTCGACACCCAGCAAGCTGCCCCCTCTGCGGCCATGGACGTCTTCTCCGTCTACATTGAGATGACCCAGAACATCCGTCACTATGCCCGTCGCCAGGGCTATGACGAGGAACTGGGCGCAGCTACGGTGGCAGTCGCACACAGCGGCCAAGGACACTACCAGGTAAGTGCCGGCAACCTGGTCGAGCGGGCCGACGGTGAGCACCTGGTTGCCACGATCGAGGCACTCGCCCTGCTGGACAAGCAAGCGCTCAAGCAGGCCTACAAGCAGCAGCTGCGCCGCCCCAGGAATGCCGAAGTCCATGGAGGCGCCGGCCTCGGCCTGCTCGACATGGCCCGGAAGTCCAGCCGTCCCCTGCAAGCCGCGTTACAGCCGCTGCCGAATCAACGCAGCTTCTTCAGCCTGACAGCCACGATTTGA
- the siaA gene encoding biofilm regulation protein phosphatase SiaA (SiaB is a threonine kinase acting on SiaC; SiaA is the matching phosphatase.), translating into MAVHLGLRGKSVATLLLACLLALIPALFIGWKTVDEVRRHFATAYAEQYTLLQMHRISAPVSRELALSRRFANSVVTREWLRQPDDLERRARFLAEAEGFRQQFGSNAYFIIDHATHDYYFADRRDAEPLPRYRLSRDETEDAWYFATMTSTSTYDIDISVDHVLQRSMLRVNVKVRDNGELLGLAGGALDLDDFLAHFIRASAPGVTPMIVDPRGMIQAHPDQARVALGAGGNPFDTDNEQHIQSMVENADQRDDLRRAMQGAIRRPGDIRSLHVEIGGAPRLLSVGYIPELQWLLVTSLDMQAASILEGRWFWPLVGGLLLILAILTAAFAYATHCLILSPLHRLTLSARAIANGDYRPRLPTERRDEIGELSQAFSHMGHQVEDHTRNLESQVRQRTQELETANAAMAAAHKKLGDSIQYASIIQRAILPDTQLSEHLASCHAVLWKPRDTVGGDFYVFRATPKGYLIGIVDCAGHGVPGAMMTMLARAIIDHAIAQEGADDPATVLNEIDRQTRLLLPEAQLPSSIATNMDIGLAWVDPTRQRLTYAGAKLDLYASDGDRLERIKGHKRALGHRRPALYSNQYIPMHSGWRYYLCSDGLLDQAGGRHGFGFGNSRFEELLRAHALASLDDQLAAFEQALDDYRGPHSQRDDITLLIFCAPLEAPEPASSRPPDPG; encoded by the coding sequence ATGGCAGTACACCTCGGACTGCGTGGGAAGTCGGTCGCAACCTTGCTGCTGGCGTGCCTGCTGGCATTGATCCCAGCCCTGTTCATCGGTTGGAAGACCGTCGATGAGGTACGCCGCCACTTCGCCACGGCCTATGCCGAGCAGTACACACTGCTGCAGATGCATCGCATCTCTGCCCCCGTATCCCGCGAACTGGCGCTGTCACGACGTTTCGCCAACTCGGTGGTCACCCGCGAGTGGCTACGCCAACCGGATGATCTCGAGCGCCGGGCACGCTTTCTCGCTGAGGCCGAAGGCTTCCGCCAACAGTTCGGCAGCAACGCCTATTTCATCATCGATCACGCCACTCACGACTACTACTTCGCCGACCGACGCGACGCCGAGCCGCTTCCCCGCTATCGTCTTTCCAGGGATGAGACCGAGGACGCCTGGTATTTCGCCACCATGACCAGTACGTCCACCTACGATATCGATATCAGCGTCGATCATGTCCTGCAGCGCAGCATGCTGAGGGTCAACGTCAAGGTGCGCGACAACGGGGAACTGCTTGGCCTGGCCGGTGGCGCCCTCGACCTGGACGACTTCCTGGCACACTTCATCCGGGCCAGCGCCCCCGGGGTCACGCCAATGATTGTCGACCCCCGAGGCATGATTCAAGCCCACCCCGACCAAGCCCGCGTGGCGCTCGGCGCGGGTGGCAACCCATTCGATACCGACAATGAGCAGCATATCCAGTCCATGGTAGAAAACGCCGATCAGCGCGACGATCTCAGGCGGGCGATGCAGGGAGCGATACGTCGTCCCGGCGATATCCGGTCCCTGCACGTCGAGATCGGTGGCGCACCGAGACTGCTCTCGGTGGGCTACATCCCGGAGCTGCAGTGGCTACTGGTCACGTCACTGGACATGCAGGCCGCCAGCATCCTCGAAGGGCGCTGGTTCTGGCCCCTGGTAGGGGGCCTGCTACTGATACTTGCCATCCTGACAGCGGCCTTTGCCTATGCCACACACTGCCTGATCCTGTCGCCGCTCCACCGATTGACCCTGTCGGCTCGCGCCATCGCCAACGGCGACTATCGCCCGCGACTCCCCACCGAACGTCGCGACGAGATCGGCGAGCTCTCCCAGGCCTTCTCGCACATGGGGCACCAGGTAGAGGATCATACGCGCAACCTCGAATCCCAGGTACGCCAGCGCACGCAAGAGCTGGAAACCGCAAATGCGGCCATGGCGGCCGCCCACAAGAAGCTTGGCGATTCCATCCAGTACGCCAGTATCATTCAGCGCGCCATCCTGCCCGACACCCAGCTCAGCGAACATCTTGCCTCTTGTCACGCCGTACTGTGGAAACCACGCGACACCGTGGGCGGTGATTTCTACGTCTTCCGCGCCACGCCTAAGGGCTATCTGATCGGTATCGTAGACTGCGCCGGCCACGGCGTGCCCGGCGCCATGATGACCATGCTGGCACGCGCCATCATCGACCACGCCATTGCCCAGGAAGGGGCCGACGACCCGGCTACCGTGCTCAATGAGATCGATCGCCAGACACGCCTGCTGCTGCCTGAAGCGCAATTGCCCTCCTCCATCGCCACCAACATGGATATCGGCCTGGCCTGGGTCGACCCGACCCGGCAACGCTTGACCTATGCCGGAGCCAAGCTCGATCTCTACGCCAGCGACGGCGACAGGCTCGAGCGCATCAAGGGCCACAAACGAGCACTGGGGCATCGTCGCCCGGCCCTCTACAGCAACCAGTACATTCCGATGCATTCGGGATGGCGCTATTATCTGTGCAGCGATGGGCTGCTCGATCAAGCAGGAGGCCGCCATGGCTTCGGCTTCGGTAACAGCCGCTTCGAGGAACTCCTGCGAGCCCATGCCTTGGCATCACTCGATGACCAGTTGGCGGCTTTCGAACAGGCCCTGGACGACTATCGAGGCCCTCACAGCCAACGAGACGATATCACCTTGCTGATATTCTGCGCGCCACTGGAAGCCCCTGAGCCCGCTTCATCACGCCCCCCTGATCCTGGGTAG
- a CDS encoding urea carboxylase-associated family protein, translating into MAKVPAAYQATRGSILDVDRDFYARLTDPAGRERIEQLTVPIRDGLAWTVPAGHVIRLSTQDGPQVGDFNLWSLHNPRERFWASRTRQLQRAHVSTFDRLWSTLPYLRPMATIIDDTLAGYGVDGSGVDEEGGRIHDLLGTRCDPYVNRLLTGEDFDHHCHSNLVRAVAPFGLTEFDVHDVLNVFQCTGLNDDDQYFMKACPAQEGDYLELFAEIDLLCALSCCPGGDLSVDLWGPNARDPLETCHPIGVEVFRLDASLLQGWRPAEPSPYAGGHGMRGPGIDWAEKKRDLAARKTGR; encoded by the coding sequence ATGGCCAAGGTACCCGCCGCCTACCAGGCGACCCGCGGCTCGATTCTCGATGTCGATCGTGACTTCTATGCCCGCCTGACCGATCCCGCTGGCCGCGAGCGGATCGAACAGCTTACCGTGCCAATCCGCGATGGCTTGGCCTGGACGGTGCCGGCGGGGCACGTGATACGGCTCTCGACCCAGGATGGCCCTCAGGTCGGCGACTTCAACCTATGGAGCCTGCACAATCCCCGGGAGCGTTTCTGGGCATCACGTACCCGGCAGCTTCAGCGCGCCCATGTCTCGACATTCGACCGGCTCTGGTCGACGCTGCCCTACCTGCGCCCCATGGCGACCATCATCGATGACACCCTGGCCGGCTACGGCGTCGATGGCAGCGGCGTGGACGAGGAGGGCGGGCGTATCCACGACCTGCTAGGCACCCGCTGTGATCCCTACGTCAACCGGCTGCTGACTGGCGAGGATTTCGACCACCATTGCCACTCCAATCTGGTGCGCGCCGTGGCGCCTTTCGGCCTGACCGAATTCGACGTTCACGACGTACTCAACGTCTTCCAATGCACCGGGCTGAACGATGACGACCAGTACTTCATGAAGGCGTGTCCCGCGCAGGAGGGCGACTACCTCGAGCTGTTCGCCGAGATCGACCTGCTCTGTGCGCTCTCCTGCTGCCCCGGTGGCGATCTCTCAGTGGACCTATGGGGCCCCAATGCCCGTGATCCACTGGAGACCTGTCACCCCATCGGCGTGGAAGTGTTCCGCCTGGACGCTTCGCTACTCCAAGGTTGGAGGCCGGCGGAGCCCTCTCCCTATGCCGGAGGCCATGGCATGCGTGGGCCAGGCATTGATTGGGCTGAGAAAAAACGTGATCTGGCGGCCCGGAAAACAGGTCGCTGA
- the siaC gene encoding biofilm regulation phosphoprotein SiaC, producing the protein MTTTISDLDIPGSLSTPAIRSDWQAGRLTMQGDSYPENSYELFDQVILWVRHFLTHEQRPLHLELALVYLNTSSVKAMMDIFDLLEEAFETGREVSVTWHYDARNERIAELADEFREDCSYPFAITPVRGEP; encoded by the coding sequence ATGACAACCACGATTTCCGATCTCGACATTCCCGGCAGCCTGTCAACGCCAGCTATTCGCAGCGATTGGCAAGCCGGGCGCCTGACGATGCAAGGCGACTCCTATCCGGAGAATTCCTACGAACTCTTCGACCAGGTGATTTTATGGGTTCGTCACTTCCTCACCCATGAGCAGCGCCCCCTTCATCTGGAGCTGGCACTGGTCTACCTCAATACCAGCTCGGTAAAGGCGATGATGGATATCTTCGACCTGCTCGAGGAAGCTTTCGAAACCGGCCGCGAGGTCTCGGTCACCTGGCACTACGATGCGCGCAACGAGCGTATCGCTGAGCTGGCCGATGAGTTTCGCGAAGATTGCAGCTATCCCTTCGCCATCACACCTGTAAGGGGGGAGCCATGA
- a CDS encoding toll/interleukin-1 receptor domain-containing protein — MIDIAILRELREEVEDILSSVTENALYSRFSFMRKMPEAKGQFWEYELVFWTEDDDFRSFPCGCFVGPGTFRNVSVDINTFFDNNDKLLAEFIDSIQSGFFKELVPVLNRIEGELNRDRESRKDGSGVALNLCSYVTTDDAWIRGVCEEYILISHQSEERVGELEIGCQQNERYRIKVKSDMGDTYFYVPFDKVKCFKNHERVEGVRNTPYRKYQVALSFAGEDRDYVSEVARILRQKRVRVFYDEYETASLWGKDLYAHLDDVYRKQAQYCVVFLSQHYAKKLWTNHERESAQARAFEEQNEYILPVKLDEIEIPGIRPTLGYVEKTPPEKLADLIFRKINGFCED, encoded by the coding sequence GTGATCGACATCGCGATTTTGCGCGAACTACGGGAGGAAGTTGAAGACATCCTCTCCAGTGTTACCGAAAATGCTCTCTATTCACGGTTCTCGTTCATGCGGAAAATGCCCGAGGCTAAGGGGCAATTTTGGGAATACGAACTTGTGTTTTGGACTGAAGACGATGATTTCCGATCCTTCCCTTGCGGGTGTTTCGTCGGTCCTGGAACCTTCCGTAACGTCTCAGTTGATATAAACACGTTCTTTGATAATAATGATAAGTTGTTGGCGGAGTTTATTGATTCAATCCAGTCTGGTTTCTTTAAAGAGCTGGTTCCTGTATTAAATCGTATTGAGGGTGAGCTCAATCGTGATAGGGAGTCAAGAAAGGATGGCAGTGGAGTCGCACTGAATTTATGCTCATACGTGACAACAGATGATGCATGGATCCGTGGAGTCTGTGAGGAATATATATTAATTTCCCACCAAAGCGAAGAGCGAGTCGGTGAACTTGAAATCGGATGTCAACAGAATGAGCGTTACCGGATTAAAGTGAAATCGGACATGGGGGATACGTATTTTTACGTGCCTTTCGATAAGGTGAAATGCTTCAAGAACCATGAGCGTGTTGAGGGGGTGCGAAATACTCCGTATAGAAAGTACCAGGTCGCGCTGTCCTTCGCTGGTGAGGATCGTGATTACGTCTCGGAGGTAGCCCGTATCCTCCGGCAGAAAAGGGTGCGCGTGTTCTATGATGAGTATGAAACAGCGTCACTATGGGGTAAGGATTTGTATGCACACCTTGATGACGTTTATCGTAAACAAGCTCAGTATTGTGTTGTCTTTCTTTCTCAGCACTATGCCAAGAAGTTGTGGACGAACCATGAGCGCGAGAGTGCTCAAGCGCGAGCATTTGAAGAGCAAAACGAGTACATACTACCTGTCAAACTTGATGAGATCGAGATTCCAGGGATTAGGCCGACACTTGGATATGTGGAAAAAACGCCCCCTGAGAAGCTTGCAGACTTGATATTCAGGAAAATTAATGGATTCTGTGAGGATTAG
- a CDS encoding EAL domain-containing protein yields MTNHHGPPKSLKAATPGWKLDCQRGLMAFVGWWLAALLVSGLLPSMSDNLPISPLWVANSLAYGTVLAIGVKPVPYFTMAALTWNLARGDTHLEVLVGTAAFVLLMFFVVVFSSLLGRYVERDRARRLLRVPIIALMSATLFTFVGVWQFSNGRPAPELIIGLWLSEATSVLLFTPLARQWLRHGVQTWALPEVKSRQLPMMLAWSALAIAVLVLISAMENMPWVLSSWLPYLALVMPILAVYLLPVGLPRLVAPLFMLAWTLVNLNLYTDAAGVLDETAMLQGQMILFTAALVGFLSIEAVHSYHRANRRLQQASRQDGLTGLNNDLGMTESLAGRKVDEPHALIGIQVPDIDDLATLIGLDEVHALECCIAETLRETVPTGCVASARLQPGLFALLVPMNAAPATVAHDLRDALHSADQDGGLSVARLELRVVLVESIESHDARHLTSILLMASARAATRKGEHFYHHHGEPEQLIEAHRDALYLVGYLRDALAGETHSGSFEIFAQPILDLRQPEVIRAEILLRWRHADGRLLGAGDFLPIAERFGLMPRLDAWVLSKVLSILSMHPGGERLDEVAINISGDTLAGADLVSLLSECLARYGWPSDRLCLEITESMVIHDVQVARENVRQLHTLGICLAIDDFGTGHASFSYLQDFPVQKLKIDGRFTKGIVQRGIDREIVRSTCAIADYLGARVVAEFIETSDQMEVLSQLGVHCFQGYGICRPIPLEVYLEGLQQGRSMIGMEFAQAQQQCQTPGG; encoded by the coding sequence ATGACGAATCACCATGGTCCGCCCAAGAGCCTCAAGGCCGCAACACCTGGCTGGAAGCTGGACTGCCAGCGGGGGTTGATGGCCTTCGTGGGCTGGTGGCTGGCTGCGCTCCTGGTCAGCGGGCTGCTCCCGTCGATGTCGGATAATTTGCCGATTTCTCCGCTGTGGGTGGCCAATTCACTGGCCTATGGAACAGTTCTGGCTATTGGGGTCAAGCCAGTCCCTTATTTTACCATGGCAGCCCTGACCTGGAATCTGGCACGCGGCGATACCCATCTTGAAGTACTCGTAGGTACCGCTGCCTTCGTGTTGTTGATGTTTTTTGTGGTGGTATTTTCCAGTTTGTTAGGACGGTATGTCGAGCGTGATCGGGCTCGGCGCCTGTTGCGCGTGCCCATCATTGCCTTAATGAGCGCTACGCTCTTTACCTTCGTTGGGGTCTGGCAGTTTTCCAATGGCCGACCAGCGCCGGAACTGATTATTGGCCTGTGGCTTTCCGAGGCGACGTCGGTATTGCTCTTCACTCCTTTGGCGAGGCAGTGGCTTCGTCATGGGGTTCAGACCTGGGCGCTGCCCGAAGTGAAGTCACGTCAATTGCCGATGATGTTGGCCTGGTCTGCTTTGGCAATTGCAGTGCTTGTGTTGATCTCGGCTATGGAAAACATGCCATGGGTACTCTCCAGTTGGCTTCCCTACTTGGCGCTGGTGATGCCGATCCTGGCCGTCTATCTGTTGCCGGTAGGGTTGCCTCGCCTGGTGGCACCATTGTTCATGCTGGCCTGGACGTTAGTGAACCTCAACCTGTACACAGATGCAGCAGGCGTATTGGATGAAACTGCCATGCTGCAGGGTCAGATGATCCTGTTCACGGCCGCGCTGGTTGGATTTCTTTCTATCGAGGCCGTTCACTCCTATCACCGGGCCAATCGGCGCCTGCAGCAGGCCAGTCGCCAGGATGGCCTGACAGGACTCAACAATGATCTCGGCATGACGGAGTCATTGGCGGGACGGAAGGTCGATGAACCTCATGCGTTGATCGGCATTCAGGTGCCGGACATAGATGATCTCGCCACGCTCATAGGGCTGGATGAGGTGCATGCCCTCGAGTGTTGCATTGCCGAGACATTGCGGGAAACGGTACCCACAGGATGTGTGGCATCAGCGCGTCTGCAGCCCGGTCTGTTTGCCCTGCTGGTGCCTATGAACGCGGCTCCTGCGACGGTCGCCCATGACCTGCGCGACGCCTTGCACAGTGCGGATCAGGATGGGGGGCTTAGTGTGGCACGGCTCGAGCTGCGAGTAGTCCTTGTGGAGAGTATCGAGAGCCACGATGCCCGACACCTGACTTCAATCTTGTTGATGGCTAGCGCCAGGGCGGCAACTCGGAAGGGAGAGCACTTTTATCACCATCATGGTGAGCCGGAACAACTGATCGAAGCCCATCGGGATGCCCTGTACCTGGTCGGCTATCTCCGCGATGCCTTGGCCGGTGAGACGCACAGTGGAAGCTTTGAAATCTTCGCACAGCCAATCCTCGATCTCCGGCAGCCAGAAGTGATTCGTGCTGAAATACTGCTGCGTTGGCGCCATGCCGATGGACGACTGCTTGGAGCGGGGGACTTTCTACCTATCGCCGAGCGTTTTGGTTTGATGCCTCGCCTAGATGCCTGGGTGCTGTCAAAGGTGCTGTCGATACTCAGCATGCACCCGGGTGGTGAAAGGCTTGATGAGGTGGCCATCAATATTTCCGGGGACACCCTGGCCGGCGCCGATCTGGTTAGTTTGCTGAGTGAGTGTCTGGCCCGCTACGGTTGGCCTTCGGATCGCCTCTGCCTTGAAATCACAGAGTCCATGGTGATTCACGATGTTCAGGTGGCGCGCGAGAATGTCAGGCAGCTTCACACGCTGGGAATCTGCCTGGCCATAGATGATTTCGGTACGGGGCATGCCAGCTTTTCTTATCTTCAGGATTTTCCTGTCCAGAAATTGAAGATAGACGGCCGATTCACCAAGGGTATCGTGCAGCGGGGTATCGATCGGGAAATCGTGCGTTCCACGTGCGCTATCGCCGATTACCTTGGGGCGAGAGTGGTCGCCGAATTTATTGAAACCTCTGATCAGATGGAGGTGTTGTCGCAGCTTGGTGTCCACTGTTTCCAAGGCTATGGCATCTGCCGTCCCATCCCGTTGGAAGTGTATCTGGAAGGGTTACAGCAAGGTCGCAGCATGATAGGCATGGAATTCGCCCAGGCACAGCAGCAGTGCCAGACCCCGGGCGGTTAA
- a CDS encoding Fic family protein, which translates to MTDHASTWIWQHPGWPNFTWQVADVQPRVQACWRDLGILLGRSGALISADDQDAEARAALDTLLQNIVTSSAIEGERLNVASVRSSLARRLAVEEPEGATSPRSEGLAELMLDATFKPDTPLDDQRLFQWHRWLFPEADAALTTLRPGQWRGVEPMQVVSGRLDRPKVHFEAPPREGLEHEVDQFLVWFESSRHDSALDPLVRAGLAHFWFVTLHPFEDGNGRIARAIADRALAQADQQSIRLYAMSAGILERRADYYRCLEASQRGTPDLTAWLVWYLETLDTTLLDVLAQVERTLAKARFWQRFRSAGLLPEQVKVLNRLLDGGERGFAHGISASQYQKVAKVSKATATRHLVGLVEKGCLVKLPGGGRSTRYQVPDMHRQDDGG; encoded by the coding sequence ATGACCGATCACGCCTCAACATGGATCTGGCAGCATCCCGGCTGGCCGAACTTCACCTGGCAAGTGGCCGACGTTCAGCCACGGGTCCAGGCATGCTGGCGGGATCTCGGCATCTTGCTGGGACGATCGGGGGCCCTGATATCCGCGGATGACCAGGACGCTGAGGCGAGAGCCGCCCTGGATACGCTATTGCAGAATATCGTCACCTCCTCGGCCATCGAGGGAGAGCGTCTGAATGTGGCGTCAGTTCGCTCCTCCTTGGCCCGGCGCCTTGCCGTGGAGGAGCCGGAGGGCGCTACCTCACCACGCTCTGAAGGCCTGGCGGAGTTGATGCTGGATGCCACCTTCAAGCCTGACACGCCCCTGGACGACCAGAGGCTGTTTCAGTGGCATCGCTGGTTGTTCCCAGAGGCTGACGCCGCGCTGACAACGCTGCGGCCAGGGCAATGGCGCGGGGTGGAGCCAATGCAGGTGGTGTCGGGTCGCCTGGATCGTCCCAAGGTACATTTCGAGGCGCCGCCGCGAGAGGGGTTGGAACACGAGGTTGACCAGTTCCTCGTATGGTTTGAATCCAGCCGTCATGACTCGGCACTGGATCCCCTGGTCCGGGCCGGCCTGGCACACTTCTGGTTCGTGACGCTGCATCCGTTTGAAGACGGCAACGGCCGGATTGCCCGAGCCATTGCCGATCGTGCCTTGGCGCAGGCAGACCAGCAGAGCATTCGGCTGTATGCCATGTCGGCCGGCATCCTGGAGCGCCGCGCCGACTACTATCGCTGCCTTGAAGCGAGCCAGCGTGGCACGCCAGACCTGACGGCTTGGCTTGTCTGGTATCTGGAGACGCTGGATACCACCTTGCTGGATGTCTTGGCGCAGGTCGAGCGGACGCTGGCCAAGGCCCGCTTCTGGCAGCGCTTCAGGTCGGCCGGCCTGCTCCCCGAGCAGGTGAAGGTGCTGAACCGCCTGCTGGATGGAGGCGAGAGAGGGTTTGCGCACGGCATCAGTGCATCGCAGTACCAGAAAGTCGCCAAGGTGAGTAAGGCAACGGCCACCCGCCACCTCGTCGGACTGGTCGAGAAGGGGTGCTTGGTGAAACTACCTGGAGGAGGCCGCAGCACGCGCTATCAAGTACCGGACATGCACCGTCAGGACGACGGAGGGTAG